The following proteins come from a genomic window of Nostoc sp. TCL26-01:
- a CDS encoding RAMP superfamily CRISPR-associated protein codes for MSDSDLVPLMYRAQIEDRGKIQYAGDPVPATQWVNEWLDGCPPNANSQEDNVNIRQAVVRTTPQRRGNFTYRMPQLATGDDTWQKTYTISWRLVTNSGQDEDVIRPVIGAKGIPFYPGSSMKGAFLRACLQIAPDKVLDFCGGEVEEIIAGKKLKRTKPGILRFHGGYPVDMSWGKDRERLVDVVHSQEKRQVIENINTGANVQISLYKARFKFGISSLKDNVDWNLVQQIWELALSEGLGSRTSAGYGRFKNVADSSKVILSVNLSGKGLTSTLLTSDDKGNKIPEFRPNMFKAALRGHTLRLLAGMTNEVTAQRLTKELWGGFLQGNEESGSIVGKFGIDLQVENLAFGEHKYSSNGRRSRPMPLYNLKSGRLDIFAVKSYSEQERDFLTLLIKFSLLLGGFGKSWRRVHHDLFYQSYFQKNDKPMIGCHWLFNKPSESADYCITAPRGELDNIKTFLASIPDSVRNCFNLPSTNNYVNNWREVWHPQRVQVWGRIAESKDDSQAVEWFHKENFIKRTELTGSIGRFSKVSRIWHRMYPLYVKVDGKVIHKKNEDGNYKYVELLTIFTPDNLPKAREFLTFLNSKNNDFTKLWGGN; via the coding sequence ATGAGTGATAGTGACTTAGTACCTTTGATGTACCGCGCCCAAATCGAGGATAGAGGGAAAATCCAGTATGCTGGAGATCCAGTACCTGCAACTCAGTGGGTTAATGAATGGTTAGATGGATGTCCCCCTAACGCAAATAGCCAAGAAGATAATGTCAATATCCGTCAAGCTGTAGTGCGAACGACACCCCAGCGTCGAGGGAATTTTACATACAGAATGCCACAACTTGCCACAGGCGATGACACTTGGCAAAAAACTTATACAATTAGCTGGCGTTTAGTCACTAATTCAGGACAAGATGAAGATGTAATTAGACCTGTAATAGGTGCTAAAGGTATACCTTTTTATCCTGGTTCAAGCATGAAAGGTGCATTTTTACGTGCTTGTTTACAAATTGCTCCCGACAAAGTACTTGATTTTTGTGGTGGAGAAGTAGAAGAAATCATCGCCGGAAAAAAACTCAAGAGAACTAAACCAGGAATTTTACGTTTTCATGGTGGTTATCCTGTAGATATGTCCTGGGGGAAAGACAGAGAACGTTTAGTAGATGTTGTTCACTCCCAAGAAAAACGTCAAGTTATCGAGAATATAAATACTGGTGCTAATGTACAAATATCGCTGTATAAAGCCAGGTTCAAATTTGGTATTTCGAGCCTTAAAGATAATGTAGATTGGAATCTAGTACAGCAAATTTGGGAACTAGCATTATCTGAAGGACTAGGTTCTAGAACTAGCGCAGGTTACGGTCGATTTAAGAATGTTGCAGATAGTAGTAAAGTAATTTTATCAGTTAATCTGAGTGGAAAAGGGCTAACTTCCACATTACTGACATCAGATGACAAAGGTAATAAAATCCCAGAATTTCGTCCGAATATGTTTAAAGCCGCATTACGCGGACACACTTTGCGGTTATTAGCAGGGATGACAAATGAAGTAACAGCCCAAAGATTAACAAAAGAACTGTGGGGTGGATTTCTTCAAGGTAATGAAGAAAGTGGATCAATTGTGGGTAAATTTGGTATTGATTTGCAAGTTGAAAATTTAGCTTTTGGAGAACATAAATATTCTTCTAATGGTAGAAGAAGTAGACCAATGCCACTCTACAATTTAAAATCCGGGAGATTAGATATTTTCGCTGTCAAATCATACTCAGAACAAGAAAGAGATTTTTTGACTCTTTTAATTAAATTTTCTCTATTACTAGGTGGTTTTGGGAAATCATGGCGACGAGTTCACCATGATTTATTTTATCAATCATATTTTCAGAAGAATGATAAACCGATGATTGGCTGTCATTGGTTATTTAACAAACCATCAGAATCAGCAGACTATTGTATTACAGCACCTAGAGGGGAATTGGATAATATCAAGACTTTCTTAGCAAGTATTCCCGATAGTGTGAGAAATTGCTTTAATTTACCATCTACAAATAACTATGTAAACAATTGGCGTGAAGTTTGGCATCCTCAAAGAGTGCAAGTTTGGGGAAGAATTGCGGAAAGTAAAGATGATAGTCAAGCTGTTGAATGGTTTCATAAAGAGAATTTTATCAAGAGAACAGAATTAACTGGAAGTATAGGAAGATTTAGCAAAGTTAGTAGAATTTGGCATAGGATGTATCCTCTTTACGTCAAAGTAGATGGTAAAGTTATACATAAAAAAAATGAAGATGGAAATTATAAATATGTTGAATTACTAACCATTTTTACACCAGATAATTTACCGAAAGCAAGAGAATTCTTAACTTTTTTAAATAGCAAAAATAATGATTTTACCAAACTTTGGGGAGGAAATTAA